One Vigna unguiculata cultivar IT97K-499-35 chromosome 7, ASM411807v1, whole genome shotgun sequence genomic region harbors:
- the LOC114190669 gene encoding probable protein phosphatase 2C 60, with amino-acid sequence MLSGLMNLLRACFRPGSEGFSRTGSDAGGRQDGLLWYKDSGQHLNGEFSMAVIQANNLLEDQSQIESGSLSSNESGPYGTFIGIYDGHGGPETSRFINDHLFHHLKKFTSEQQSMSVDVIRKALQATEEGFISVVANQWSLSPQIAAVGSCCLVGVICNGTLYIANLGDSRAVLGRAVKATGEVLAMQLSAEHNASIESIRQELHSLHPDDPNIVVLKHNVWRVKGLIQVSKSIGDVYLKKAEFNREPLYAKFRLREPFKMPILSSEPSISVHHLQPNDQFIIFASDGLWEHLSNQEAVDIVQNSPRSGSARRLVKAALQEAAKKREMRYSDLKKIDRGVRRHFHDDTTVVVVYLDSNVVSRTSTAKFPGISVRGGGINLPHNTLAPCTTPTEISGT; translated from the exons ATGTTATCGGGGTTGATGAACTTATTGAGGGCCTGCTTTCGGCCGGGTTCCGAAGGATTTTCTCGCACAGGTTCGGATGCTGGAGGTAGACAGGATGGACTATTGTGGTATAAGGACTCAGGGCAGCACTTGAATGGTGAATTTTCAATGGCTGTGATCCAAGCCAATAACTTGCTGGAAGATCAAAGCCAGATTGAATCAGGCAGTTTGAGCTCCAATGAATCTGGCCCTTATGGTACCTTCATCGGTATCTATGATGGCCATGGAGGGCCCGAGACATCTCGGTTTATCAATGATCACCTCTTTCACCATCTCAAGA AATTTACTTCAGAGCAACAATCAATGTCAGTAGATGTAATTCGCAAGGCACTCCAAGCAACAGAAGAGGGGTTTATTTCAGTTGTTGCCAATCAGTGGTCCCTGTCGCCACAAATTGCAGCTGTTGGCTCATGTTGTCTTGTTGGTGTTATTTGTAACGGAACCCTTTATATAGCAAACCTAGGGGATTCCCGGGCAGTTTTGGGAAGAGCTGTCAAGGCGACCGGCGAGGTTTTAGCCATGCAATTATCGGCAGAGCACAATGCATCAATAGAGTCTATAAGACAGGAGCTGCATTCTTTACATCCTGATGATCCAAATATTGTGGTTTTAAAGCATAATGTATGGCGTGTGAAGGGCCTTATTCAA GTTTCTAAATCTATTGGTGATGTATATTTGAAGAAGGCTGAGTTCAACAGGGAACCTCTGTACGCTAAGTTTCGACTTCGGGAACCATTCAAGATGCCAATACTGAGCTCAGAGCCATCAATTTCAGTGCATCATTTGCAGCCAAATgatcaatttattatatttgcaTCTGATGGACTCTGGGAGCACCTTAGCAATCAAGAAGCAGTTGATATAGTTCAAAACAGTCCCCGCAGT GGAAGTGCAAGGAGGCTGGTGAAAGCTGCACTTCAAGAAGCTgcaaagaaaagagaaatgagATATTCAGATTTAAAGAAAATTGATCGTGGTGTTCGTCGTCATTTCCATGATGATACCACAGTGGTTGTTGTGTATCTTGACTCAAATGTTGTGAGTAGGACAAGCACTGCGAAGTTCCCTGGTATTTCTGTGAGAGGGGGTGGTATTAACCTGCCTCATAACACACTGGCACCTTGTACCACACCAACAGAGATTAGTGGTACCTGA